The genomic segment TGGGGTTAACCGCCCGTCGTACGGCGATGACGCCTTATTTCTTGGCGCCACTGACGTCAAACGGCTTGGTCTTTACCGTCTTGCGGACTGCGCCACTGCGGATGCACTGGACGCAAATTCGCATTGTCTTGTTTTGGCCATTAGGCATGGTGACATGCACTTTCTGGAGGTTCGGGACGAATTTCCGGCGTGTACATCCGGTGATCTTCGTACCAACACCACCAAGGTATTTGGCCTTACCACGTGTTTCGATTCGGTTGCCCATTTGGACGCTCTTACCGCACGTTTCACATTGCCGTGCCATCGATCTTCTCCGCCACTTAGCGTGGTAAAAAGCAAAATTTCAAGTTCTGGGAAGCCCGGCACTATAGCGATCGATGGTCCCCACGTGAAGCAGGAAACAGCATTTCTTGACCGGTTCTTCAGCGAATTTTATGACTTTTCGGTTTTTAATGATGTTTTGCCTCCGAAATGTCGATGGGATGGTTTATCTGACCTAACCGGCAAACTTTAACAATCGACCCCCTGCAAGCGAGACATTTCATGTGCCCATCCCCCAAAGGCGGTTGCTGCGTGGGCTTGGACCTACCCTCTTCGGCGAGTTTGCCCTTCGCCCTGGTCCTCAGCATTTTGCTGATTGGGTCGAGCGTGGGATGTTCCGCATTCAATTTGCCGGGATTTAGCCCCGGCGAACCGGGGGCCAACTATGTCGCAGCCGGGATCGCAGGCGGATACCGCGGGCTCGACGAAACGATGGATGCCGACGTGTATCAAAAAGTTCGCCAAGCTCAGGCAGAAAACTCGATCGTCCTGCAAGTTGCGGTCGACAGGGACGAACCCGTTCGCGTGCTGCCATTGCCGCCGGAATCGAGTGGCCGGTCGGTGTTTGTCAGCAACCTGCTGAAACAAACCGGCGTGTTACAGAAATTCGGAGCCGTCAATGCGGTGCTCTATCGAAGCTCGCCGCAAGCGATCGGAGGAATTCGAATGGAAGTTCGCATGAACGAAAGTCACACGGTGGTTCTTCCCGAGTCGGACTACGCACTTAAACCGGGTGACCGTCTCTACGTGACGAAGTCCGAGATTTCGCCGATCCAAACGTTGGTCTCTCAAGCATTGGGGATCTAGGTTTCGTCGTCGTGCATGGTCGCACGGATCTCCAAGCCGTTAACGTGGTTCGTATTGAATAGACGCGGGCGATTTTCACTCTCGTTTGATGTGGCAGCGTCCAGTGTCGCCATGTTCAATGTCGCCACGTTCGATCTCACCCGTTTGCGACACTGTCCGCTGCTTGCACACCGCGTTCTCCGTGACGGTTGCCACTTGAAAAGCTGGCCGATCATGGTTTTGATTGCCGCTTGAAAAGCATCCTCAACACGATCCGCTGCGAATAGGACTTCGTTTATCGTAACTCCGCAGCATGGTTTTGTTGGAAAACTTGCCGGCAAAAAACTGGTAATGGAGTGTGGGTCGCGTTACAACAAGGGTACTTTTGTTCTAGTTTCTCATCACCCTACTCACTCAGCTTGCAACCCCGGGGGCAGCGGATGAGTCTTCTGCGACGTGTCTCACTCTCGCACTTTTCTTTTTTCGCCCAGCCAAAGCGTGGGGCGTCGTTGGCGGTCCTTCGCGTAGGGCTTCTCTTCTTGGCGGTTTCCGGCACGCTCTGTCTTGCAACCGGTTGTGGGGAATCGCGTGACGGCGTGGTCAAAGAAAGTGACGAGTATTCTTACGACGAGATCATGGCTCAGGCGGCTGAAGAAGAATTGGCGTCTGAGGCAGAACGCGAACCGTAAGGAAGCCACCACGACGTTGCGGCTTGTTACAAAACTCCTGTTGGCAGATTGGCTATCTCGGTTCCGGCGCCTTCGCGTGGGTAACAAAGTCGGTCAAGCATCGCGAGGTTAACCGACATCGCGAGGTTGGATTTGAGCGGGATCCTGTGGAAAGATCCGCTATGGCGTCACAACATTCTTCTCGCTTCACACTCGGCTTTACGTTGGTCGAACTGCTGGTCGTCATCTCAATCATTGGCGTATTGGTTGGATTGTTGTTGCCAGCGGTCCAGGCGGCTCGCGAAGCGGCGCGGCGAATGAGTTGCAGCAACAACGTTAAACAAATTGGCTTGGGGCTGCATAATTATCATTCCACCCATCATCAATTGCCGATTCACGGAGTCGGCCCCACCAACGAAAACACCAATAGCACCTCGCTTGCGGATAAGAAAGATGGTTCCGCGTTTACGCGTCTCGAGCTGACCTATTTGGTCGGGCTCTTGCCGTTTATCGAGCAACAGGCATTGTGGGAACAGATGAGCGAACCGATGCAGGAATCCGATGGTGACATTTGGCCTGCGTTTGGACCACG from the Novipirellula caenicola genome contains:
- the rpmB gene encoding 50S ribosomal protein L28; its protein translation is MARQCETCGKSVQMGNRIETRGKAKYLGGVGTKITGCTRRKFVPNLQKVHVTMPNGQNKTMRICVQCIRSGAVRKTVKTKPFDVSGAKK